GAACCGGGTCAGCACCCGCACGCCCTACGCCGTCGCCCACCTGGGCGGCGAGGCCCAGGTGCCCGACGCGCTGGCCCGGCTCAGCGCCGGGGGCTTCCGCGTCTACGAGGCCAGCCCCGATCACTTCGACCTGTACGAGTACTACCGCGCCCGCGTGGAGCAAGCCTGATGAACCTCCTCCTCCTTCCTTGTCGTTACGGGGTGGCCGCATGTTGACCCTGGTCCTGCTGGAGTTTCGCAAGCTGCTGGGGATGCGGAGCGCCCGCCTCGCGCTGCTGGTGTGCCTGCTGCTGCCGCTGCTGTGGCTGATCGCGCCGCGCCTGAGCGCCCTGCTGCAAATCTCACTCGTCAGCGGCTGGCAACTGCCCGCCGTCAGCCTGGGTGTGCTGGTGCAGTTCCTGCTGCCGCTCTTTCTCGCCGTCACCTGCGCGGAGATGATCGGCGCGGAAGTCAGCCAGGGGACCCTGGCGCCGCTGCTGCTGCGTCCGGTGGACCGCACCCGCGTGATCGCCAGCAAGCTGATCGTGGCCCTGCTGTACCCGGCCCTGCTGATCGCCGTGCTGGTCGCCGGATCGCTGCTGGCCGGGCTGGGCCTGGGCCTGGGGAGCTTCACGGGCGGCACCGGCCTGGGACCGGGCTTTTTCGTGGGGGTCGGTTCCCTCAGCGGCGGGGAAGCCTTCCTCCAGGTGTTGCGCGGCAGCCTTCTGGCCGCCGTGATGCTGATGCCGGTCGCGGCCCTGTCGCTGCTGTTCGGCGTGCTGTACCTGAATACCGCCGCCGCCGCCCTCGCCACGCTCGCCACCCTGAACGTCCTGCGGCTGCTGGTCGTGTTTCCGGAAAGCGTGCAGCGCCTGCTGCTGACCAGTCACCTCGACCTGTACGCGCGGCAGGGAAACGTCCTCCAGCCCCTCGTCCTGCTGCTGATCTACACGGCGGGGTTCGGGTTTCTGGCGGTGTACGCTTTCGAGCGGCGGGACGTGTAGGAGGGGTTAGGCGTTAGGAAACAGAAGAAAAGCGTGGGTGGGAAGCCCGTTACTGAGATTCCCACCCACGCTCTCCCCTAAAACTTAATCCCTCACGCCTACTTGTTCTGCGACAGGCGGTCCAGCACCAGCTTGCTGACGCTCTTCAGCGTCTCGAACACGCCGCCGCCGTTGTGGGCGGTCGCCTCAAACAGGGTCAGCTCCTTTTTGGGGTCGATCACGGCGCGGATCATCTCGACGGGGAGGGCGCCTTCGATGTCGCGCTTGTTGACTTGCAGGACGATGGGCACGTCACGCACGTCGATGCCGTGTTCGGCCAGGTTCTCGCGCAGGTTGCGCATGCTCTCGGCGTTGGCGCGCAGGCGGTTGGGCGCGGAGTCGGCCACGAAGACGATGCCGTCCACGCCGCGCAGGATCAGCTTGCGGCTGGCGTTGTAGAAGACCTGGCCGGGCACGGTGTAGAGGTGAAAGCGGGTCTTGAAGCCCTGCACGCTGCCGAGGTCGAGCGGCAGGAAGTCGAAGAACAGGGTGCGCTCGTCCTCGGTGGCGAGGGATACCATCTCGCCGCGCAGGTGGCCGGGCACCTTGCTGAACACATGCTTGAGGTTGGTGGTCTTGCCGGACATGCCGGGGCCGTAGTAGACGATCTTGCAGTTAATTTCGCGCGCCGCGAAGTTGATGGTGCTCATGGATTCCCTCCGTCCTTTTGACTGTTAACCGAGCAGGTCGTCCAGCAGGGCGCTGGCACCCTTCGAGAAGTCCTCGCTGAACTGCACGGGCGGCGCGTCCTGAAGTTCCCCCAGGATTGCGGCAACCTGCGCGATGGTCTTCTTGGTATGGACCTTCACGCGCCCCAGCGGCACCGAAACGTCGAAAATCAGGGTGAGGAGCGCCGAGTCGCCCACCGACTCCACGTACAGGGTGCCCTGCTCGCCCTGGTGAATCTGCTCGCTGAAGGTGCGCTCGCCCAGCATATTGGCCAGCGCGGCGGTCGCGGCGGCGTTGCTGGCGACCAGCGTGGCGACGCTGTCGAGCGCGGGCGGACGCGGCGCCCAGAGGGCTTCTTTGTGGGACAGCACGAAGCCCTTGCGGTCCACCAGCAGGCAGTAGCGCACGCCGGTCGCGCCGAGCAGGTCCTCCAGGTGGCGGTCCACCCGGTCAAAGGCGTCGCCATACAGGGCGAGGGAAGGTTCAATCATGTCTCTGGAAGTATAGGAGCGGCCTTCAAACGGCAATCTGACAACGGGGGTCCCCGGGCGGCCCTCACCCGCCGCACGGCGCGGGCAGGGTAAACTCCCGCCCGTGAAACCCGGACGGCTGGTGTGGACGGCAGTGCTGGCGCTGCTCGCGGGGGCGGGCGCGCGTCCGGTGGCAATCGGCGGCGTGGTGCAGGCGGCGGCGGTGGAGTCGAAGGTGCTGGCGGGAGGTGAAGCGCTGGCCGTCTGGACGCTCCCCCGGCTGGGCGTGGCGGTGCGAAATGACCCGCAGGACGTGCGGCTGCTGTACGGCGCGCGCGAACTGCGCTTCACGCCGGGGCGGGGCTGGCGCGCGGTGGGCTTCACTCTGGCGCCCGGCCAGAAACTCGGCGTTCCGGAACTGACGGGCGGCAGCCTGTACGTGCCGCTCACGGCCGTGCGGGCGCTGGGCGTGCGGGTGATCGTGGACGCGCCCGACCTGCTGGACTTTGCCGCCCCCGGGGCGGTCCCGGCGGCCACGCTGCCGCCCTCACCGGATGTGGGAGACACGGCGGCCCTTCCGGCCCCGCCCCAGCCCGCGCCGACACCCCCTCCCCCGGCTCCCGCGCCGACACCGCCCACGCCGCCCTCTCCGCCTGTGCCTCCGGTCGTGACGGCACATCTGGACACCGTCCGGGTCAGCCGCACACTGCACCGGACGGTGGAGGTGCAGCGCGTGGTGCTGGAACTCAGCGGCCAGGCCCCGCATCAGGTCGTGCGCGAGAGCGCGGGCCTGAGCGTGGTGCTGCCGGGGGTGAGCGCCACCCCTTCGGCCCAGACGCTCGCGAGCGGCGACACGCTGAGCATCGAGCCGGGGGTACAGGGCAACGCCGCCCAGCCCACCGCGCAGACGACGGTGCGCCTCAGGACGGGCGGCGGCACCAGTGAGATCTTTACGCTGGAAGACCCCTACCGGGTGGTGATCGACACGACCACGCAGCTCGACCGGACCGTGCCGCCGCCCATCGACCCCGACGCGCTGCCGGACGGCGTGACCTACCGGGTGCGGGGCAACCTTCACCTGCTGAGCTTCGATCCGGCCCGCTTCCAGCCGCGCGTGGTGACGGCTCCGCTCGGCGCGGCGCGCGACGTGGCGAGCCTGGTGCAGAGCGTGGGCGGTGTGGCGGGCGTGAACGGCGGGTACTTCGATCCGGCCAGCAGCCTGCCGGTGGACCTGGTGGCGGTCGGCGGGCTGATGACGGCCCCCAGCCTGGAAAAACGCGCCACCATCGGCTTTACCGCGCAGGGCGATCCCCTGTTCGGCTATCCCCGGCCCCGCTACGTGCTCCAGGGTCCCTTCGGCAGCGTAACGGTCAATACGGTGGGGACGAAGGTGCGCCCGGAGTTGCTGACCGCCTTCGTGGGGGACGGCCGCAGCGCGGTGGGGACCGAGGGGCTGACCACACTGTATCTCGCGCCGGGCGGCTCGACCATCGCCCGCGTCAGCAGTGGGCGCAATGTGCCGCCTGCCGGAACGCTGGCCGTGACCTTCGACCCGGCCCGTTTTCCGGCCCTGCCGCGCACCGCCGGGCAACCCCTGACCGCCAGCCTGAACTGGCAGGCGCAGGACGCGCCCTGGGAAACGGCCCTCGACGCCCTGAGCGCCGGGCCGCTGCTGGTGCAGGGGGGGCGGGTCGCCCTCAACCCGGGCCGCGAGGTGTTCGACACGTCCGCCAACATCTGGCGGCCCACCCGGCAGGTCGCCTTCGGCGTGCTGGGGGGCCAACCCACCATCGCCTACCTGGAAAACGGCACGCCCGAGGCCTTCGCCGCCGCCCTCGCCGCCGCCGGAGTCCGCGACGCGGTGCGGCTGGACAGCGGGAGCAGCGCCACCGCCTACGTCACGGGCGGGTACGCCAACCTGGGCGGGTACCTCAACACCGTCTGGAGCCGCCCGGTGCCCAACGCGATTGTGCTGGTGCCGAAGGGGCAGAACGCGCGGAAGTGAGGGGGCACGTCAGCCCCGCACCTGCAACCGCTCCATCAGCCGCACGAACGCTTCCGCCGTCACCTGCACGTCGCCCAGCGAGCGGTGCCGTCCACCCGGCGCGAAGGTGAGGTCGAGGCGCTGGGCCAGCACGTCGAGGTTGTGCGACCGCTCGTGGGGAAAGGCGCGGCGGGAGAGCTGCACCGTGCAGTATTCGGCGGGCGGCGACCAGACCAGGCCGTGCCGCCGGGCCGCAGCGCGCATGAATCCGCCGTCGAAGCCGACGTTGTGCGCCACCACCGCCGAGCCGCCCACGAAGTCCAGAAACTCGGGGAGCACCTGTGCCAGCCCGGGCGCGTTGCGGACCATCTCGTCACTGATGCCGTGGACGCGCTGGGCGTACCAGGGAATCCGCAGCGGTTCGCCTGCGGCGCTGAGGGGCCGCACCAGCGTTTCGAAGCGTTCGGCCTCGACCACCCGCCCGTCCCGGACACGCAGCGCGCCGATTTCCACGATGGCGTCCCGCTCGGGCGACAGGCCGGTGGTTTCCAGGTCGAACACGACGACGTTCACAGCAGCAGGGTAGCGCGTCGGGCGCGGGGGCAGGCGCAGGTTTCCCGTTTTTTCGGAACCGGCACCCGAATCATTTCTCGTTACG
The window above is part of the Deinococcus metallilatus genome. Proteins encoded here:
- a CDS encoding ABC transporter permease; this translates as MLTLVLLEFRKLLGMRSARLALLVCLLLPLLWLIAPRLSALLQISLVSGWQLPAVSLGVLVQFLLPLFLAVTCAEMIGAEVSQGTLAPLLLRPVDRTRVIASKLIVALLYPALLIAVLVAGSLLAGLGLGLGSFTGGTGLGPGFFVGVGSLSGGEAFLQVLRGSLLAAVMLMPVAALSLLFGVLYLNTAAAALATLATLNVLRLLVVFPESVQRLLLTSHLDLYARQGNVLQPLVLLLIYTAGFGFLAVYAFERRDV
- a CDS encoding GTP-binding protein, coding for MSTINFAAREINCKIVYYGPGMSGKTTNLKHVFSKVPGHLRGEMVSLATEDERTLFFDFLPLDLGSVQGFKTRFHLYTVPGQVFYNASRKLILRGVDGIVFVADSAPNRLRANAESMRNLRENLAEHGIDVRDVPIVLQVNKRDIEGALPVEMIRAVIDPKKELTLFEATAHNGGGVFETLKSVSKLVLDRLSQNK
- a CDS encoding roadblock/LC7 domain-containing protein — its product is MIEPSLALYGDAFDRVDRHLEDLLGATGVRYCLLVDRKGFVLSHKEALWAPRPPALDSVATLVASNAAATAALANMLGERTFSEQIHQGEQGTLYVESVGDSALLTLIFDVSVPLGRVKVHTKKTIAQVAAILGELQDAPPVQFSEDFSKGASALLDDLLG
- a CDS encoding phosphodiester glycosidase family protein, with translation MKPGRLVWTAVLALLAGAGARPVAIGGVVQAAAVESKVLAGGEALAVWTLPRLGVAVRNDPQDVRLLYGARELRFTPGRGWRAVGFTLAPGQKLGVPELTGGSLYVPLTAVRALGVRVIVDAPDLLDFAAPGAVPAATLPPSPDVGDTAALPAPPQPAPTPPPPAPAPTPPTPPSPPVPPVVTAHLDTVRVSRTLHRTVEVQRVVLELSGQAPHQVVRESAGLSVVLPGVSATPSAQTLASGDTLSIEPGVQGNAAQPTAQTTVRLRTGGGTSEIFTLEDPYRVVIDTTTQLDRTVPPPIDPDALPDGVTYRVRGNLHLLSFDPARFQPRVVTAPLGAARDVASLVQSVGGVAGVNGGYFDPASSLPVDLVAVGGLMTAPSLEKRATIGFTAQGDPLFGYPRPRYVLQGPFGSVTVNTVGTKVRPELLTAFVGDGRSAVGTEGLTTLYLAPGGSTIARVSSGRNVPPAGTLAVTFDPARFPALPRTAGQPLTASLNWQAQDAPWETALDALSAGPLLVQGGRVALNPGREVFDTSANIWRPTRQVAFGVLGGQPTIAYLENGTPEAFAAALAAAGVRDAVRLDSGSSATAYVTGGYANLGGYLNTVWSRPVPNAIVLVPKGQNARK
- a CDS encoding 3'-5' exonuclease, which produces MNVVVFDLETTGLSPERDAIVEIGALRVRDGRVVEAERFETLVRPLSAAGEPLRIPWYAQRVHGISDEMVRNAPGLAQVLPEFLDFVGGSAVVAHNVGFDGGFMRAAARRHGLVWSPPAEYCTVQLSRRAFPHERSHNLDVLAQRLDLTFAPGGRHRSLGDVQVTAEAFVRLMERLQVRG